The window ATTCTATAAGCGTGTAAATCCGGACCGGATTATAGTATGCTTTATTACCTTTTAGCAGCACAGGCTAAGTAGCTTTTCAGGATTACAACACACAAGTCCTCATAAATACACCTTCCCTCGGCTGGCAGGAATGGATCTTTCACTGGATCTGTTTAGGTGCTTTTGCAAATCTTTATCCAAAAATAAACCCTAGCATCTTTTTAACAGGAGCCGGCTATAGGGAGATAGGCTGGAATGACTGGTCTTCTGGTGAAAAAATATTATATTGAAAGCTTTGTCTATAAGATGTTATAATTAGATTTTGATTAACAGCCTTAGTATAAAGTTCTGTGAAATACTCTAAAATCAAACAACTCTATTCTCTTGCCTTGTCACTTGCACTGGCGGCAGGCATCTGTTCATGTGCAGGCAATTCCCAGAGCGGTAGCGAGCTGGATGCTGCTACGGCCACTCCCCGGGTACTTGTTTTTTCCAAAACAAAAGGCTGGGTTCATTCCTCAATACCCTATGGCATTGCGGCTATCCAGAAGCTGGGGCAGGAGCATGGCTTTCTGGTAGATACCACCAAAAATGCCGCTTATTTCCACGACGACAGCCTTAAAAACTACCAGGCTGTTATTTTTAACATTACAACTGGTAACGTTTTAAATGCACATCAGCAGGCAGCATTCGAACGCTATATACAGGCGGGCGGGGGTTATGTAGGCATACACTCTGCAGCTGATACCGAATATGAGTGGCCATGGTACAACAAGCTGATGGGTGCCCATTTCTCAAGCCATGCCCACAATCCAAATGTGGTAAAGGCTACTGTTGATGTGCTTGATAAAAATCACCCTGCTACAAAAGGCTTGCCTGATAAGTGGGAGCGTATCGATGAATGGTACAGCTACCGTTCATTTTACCATGGACTGAATGTACTTGCTAACCTGGATGAAAACACCTATGTGGGGGGCTCTAACGGTGCCGTGCACCCTATTGCCTGGTATCACGAATGGGATGGCGGCAGGGCATTTTACACTGGTGGTGGCCATACCGACGAAAGCTTTAGTGAACCTTTATTCCTGGACCACATCCTGGGTGGAATACAGTATGCCATTGGCTCGGGCAGCCTGGATTACGCCAAAGCCTATGCCAGAACCACGCCAGAAGAAAACCGCTTTACCAAAACTGTACTGGTAAACGATCTGGCACATCCCATGGAGCTGGCCATTGCCGATGATGGCAGGATCTTTTTCACAGAACTTAGAAGTGGCAGGCTAAGCATGTATAATACACGTACGGAAGAAACAGAGCTGGTGCACCAGTTTAAAGTCAATACAGAGGGTGGAACAGGCCTGATAGGGGTAACCCTGGATCCTGATTTTAAGAGCAACAACCACTTATATGTGTATTATGCGCCGCCTGCAGACAAGGAGCCTTATCCGTTTCGCCTCTCCAGGTTTACACTTAAAGCAGATAATAGGCTGGATGCAGGTTCGGAAAAGGTCTTGTTAGTGGTTGGGGTAGAAAAGAACAGCGGTGCTCACCATGGCGGCTCACTGGCCTGGGATCGGGAAGGTAACCTTTACCTTTCTACCGGCGACAGCTCTTCTCCCTTTCCTTCTAACGGGTATGCGCCGCTCGATGAAAGGCCCGGAGCAGAATACTACAGCCTGGATGCCCAGCGATCTTCTGCAAATACCAATAGCCTGGCTGGTAAAATACTTCGCATACACCCGGAGGCAGATGGCACCTATACCATTCCGGAGGGGAACCTTTTTCCGGCGGGAACAGCGAAAACACGGCCGGAGATTTATGTAATGGGTACCAGAAATCCATACCGCATCGCCATCAACCCCAAAACCTCTACACTGTACTGGGGCGAAATCGGGCCTGATGCCGGTAAAGATTCTATACAGGGACCAAAAGGCTACGACGAGTTTAACCAGGCGAAAAAAGCAGGAAACTGGGGCTGGCCCTATTTTATTGCCGATAACAAGGCCTATGCAGCATGGGATTTTTCAACCAATACATCAAAGGGAAAATACAATCCGGATGCACCTGTTAATGATTCTCCAAACAATACCGGATTAACCCATTTGCCTCCGGCTCAGAAAGCCATGATCTGGTATCCCTACGATGGTTCTGAAGAATTTCCGGAGCTGGGCATTGGAGGCAGGAGTGCCATGGCAGGACAGTTTTATACGTATAACGAAAATTCAGCTTCCAAAAACCGCTTTCCCGAATATTACGATGGTGCACTCTTTGTTTTTGACTGGATGCGCAACTGGGTAATGACGGTGAACCTGGATGGAGAGGAGAACTTTCTTAGAAACGAAGCTTTCATGACGCTGAATGGTGATTTCAGACGCCCCATTGACCTGGCCTTTGGAGATGATGGCATAATGTATATGCTGGAGTATGGCTCTGTTTATGGAAACGATAATGACGATGCCCGCCTGGTAAAGATTGAATACAACACCGGCAACAGGCCTCCCATTGCTAAGGCCAGAATTATAGATTCTGTTGCCGTTGCAAAAGCAGAGGCCAAGGCACGCCTTACCTCTGAAAGAGAAGTGCCTCTGATGCGTGAGGCAGCCGGTGAAGCTCCGTTGCGGGTGCTCTTTGGCAGCAGCGGTACTACAGACCTCGATGATGATGATGTGATCAGCTACCAATGGTTTTTTGATGGTAAAACAGTTGGTTCTACCGAGCGGGAGCCTGTTTACACCTACACCAGGCCAGGTGTTTATAAAGCTGTACTAAAGGTTACCGACCAGCATGGCGCCTCCGGCACTGATACGCTGATGGTAAAAGTGGGCAATGCCATGCCGCAGATGGAAATAACATCGCCCCAGAACAAGTCTTTCTTCTGGGAAAACAAACCTTTTGCCTACACGGTGAAAGTAACGGACAAGGAAGATGGAAAGATTGATCCTGCCCGGGTGAAAGTTCATTTTACCTACTACCCCAACCCGGCTACTTCTGCAGCAGAGGCAGGCAGCGCGCTGGTAAGCGAAGCCGGTGGGGTGATGAAAAGTGCCGGAAACCAGTTGATTGCCGGCAGTGACTGTAAAGCCTGCCATACCCTCGATCAGGTATCTGTAGGGCCATCATACACCGATGTGGCCAGGCGCTACAAGGGGCAAAGAGATGCTGTTGATCTGCTGGCTAAAAAGATAATTGCCGGTGGTGGAGGTAACTGGGGATCTTATGTGATGAGTGCGCATCCGCAGGTGTCGGTGCAGGATGCTACTGAAATGGTGAAATACATTTTATCCCTGGCTGAACCTAAGGAACAGAAAAAGGCGCTACCCCTGCAGGGTACACTTGCCCTGAACCAGCATAAAAAGGAAGAGCCAAAAGGCCGGTATGTGTTAACGGCCAGCTATACCGATCAGGGCGGAAAAGGGGTGGGGCTTCTTACCGCCACAGAAGTTGTAAACCTGCGGAGTGCCAGGGTTAAAACGATTCATGCTGATTTTTATAAGGGCTTTCCAAGATTTAAAGATCGCATCGATCCGGGAGATCATAAATCTTTTGTGCTGTTAAAGGATATTGATCTGACGGGCATTAAAAAGATTACTTATACTTATTA of the Flammeovirgaceae bacterium 311 genome contains:
- a CDS encoding PKD domain-containing protein (COG3828 Uncharacterized protein conserved in bacteria), whose protein sequence is MSLALAAGICSCAGNSQSGSELDAATATPRVLVFSKTKGWVHSSIPYGIAAIQKLGQEHGFLVDTTKNAAYFHDDSLKNYQAVIFNITTGNVLNAHQQAAFERYIQAGGGYVGIHSAADTEYEWPWYNKLMGAHFSSHAHNPNVVKATVDVLDKNHPATKGLPDKWERIDEWYSYRSFYHGLNVLANLDENTYVGGSNGAVHPIAWYHEWDGGRAFYTGGGHTDESFSEPLFLDHILGGIQYAIGSGSLDYAKAYARTTPEENRFTKTVLVNDLAHPMELAIADDGRIFFTELRSGRLSMYNTRTEETELVHQFKVNTEGGTGLIGVTLDPDFKSNNHLYVYYAPPADKEPYPFRLSRFTLKADNRLDAGSEKVLLVVGVEKNSGAHHGGSLAWDREGNLYLSTGDSSSPFPSNGYAPLDERPGAEYYSLDAQRSSANTNSLAGKILRIHPEADGTYTIPEGNLFPAGTAKTRPEIYVMGTRNPYRIAINPKTSTLYWGEIGPDAGKDSIQGPKGYDEFNQAKKAGNWGWPYFIADNKAYAAWDFSTNTSKGKYNPDAPVNDSPNNTGLTHLPPAQKAMIWYPYDGSEEFPELGIGGRSAMAGQFYTYNENSASKNRFPEYYDGALFVFDWMRNWVMTVNLDGEENFLRNEAFMTLNGDFRRPIDLAFGDDGIMYMLEYGSVYGNDNDDARLVKIEYNTGNRPPIAKARIIDSVAVAKAEAKARLTSEREVPLMREAAGEAPLRVLFGSSGTTDLDDDDVISYQWFFDGKTVGSTEREPVYTYTRPGVYKAVLKVTDQHGASGTDTLMVKVGNAMPQMEITSPQNKSFFWENKPFAYTVKVTDKEDGKIDPARVKVHFTYYPNPATSAAEAGSALVSEAGGVMKSAGNQLIAGSDCKACHTLDQVSVGPSYTDVARRYKGQRDAVDLLAKKIIAGGGGNWGSYVMSAHPQVSVQDATEMVKYILSLAEPKEQKKALPLQGTLALNQHKKEEPKGRYVLTASYTDQGGKGVGLLTATEVVNLRSARVKTIHADFYKGFPRFKDRIDPGDHKSFVLLKDIDLTGIKKITYTYYAEKDAVIEARIGSQEGPAISSVSVKQSACEWGSPETITTSVSVPTTGRHNVYFVVLKPHKPSNKVAAIHEIYFEQ